The Thermincola ferriacetica region CTGTTTATCAGTTCTTTCAGGCCGAAATTGGTTTTTTCAAGGACTATATTCTCATCTTCGATCTTGGATAGTTTTTCCAGGTCCCCAACCAACCTTATCAACCTCAGTATTTCTTCGTGACAGGAAACAAATCGTTCAGCAGTCGGCTCCCATACGCCTTCAATGAGGGCCTCCAGGTGGGCCTGCAAAGTTGTGAGCGGGGTTCTCAACTCATGGGCCAAATCGGAGGTCATTCTTTTCTTCAGTTCTTCTCTCTTGAAAGTAATATCCCTTAATGCGTTTAATTCATTAAAAAGAGATTGCACCTCATAATACCTGGGCTTACTTTCAAAGCTATATGACGAACCCTTCACCAGGCTTGATGCGTAATCTCTGGCTTTATCCAGGTCAGCCTTTAACAAACCGGCGGTAGCTACACCTGTAGCGGAAGAAAAACCTACAGCAAAAATAATAAACATAAGGGTAAGGCGTAAAAAAGCCGAGAAAAACTTCGGCGTATTACGCCCCGCGAAATAAGGGACGAAATAGGTAAGTACCGCCTTTCCTTTACCCTCTGGCAACAAAATTTCCTGTTTTTCCAGGCGCCCGCCGAATTCAAGCCGAAGAATCAAGATGTTTTCATTAAGCTTCCGTTCCTTTGTATTTCCTTCTGCATCGATGAGAGCCAGGCCCACGTTGTTTAATTGGGCTACCCTGAAAGCCTCTACAGGCGATTTTTCCACTAAAGCCAGTATTTGACTGTTAATTTGGTTTTGGGTCTTTGTCATGTATTCCAGGTTCCTGCCTATAAAAAAATAGGTGCCCAGAAAATAGAGAAGCGATAGAAGTATGATGTTGAAGTTATATGAAACTGCAAGCTGCCAGGTTAGTTTTTTCAACTTCAGTCGCCTCCAAATTTATACCCTATTCCGTGGACAGTCAAAATATATAACGGGTTTTTGGGGTCAGCCTCAATTTTGTGCCTAAGATTTTTTATATGAGTATCTATTGACCTGTCATTCCCTTCGTAGTTCCAACCATAAACAGCCTGAATAAGTTCCTCCCTGGTAAAGACTTTTTTCATGTTTTTTGCCAGGGTCTGCAATAACCTGAATTCCACAGCTGTCAGATTTACAGGAGCGCCTCTGACAAGCACTTCGCGGCTGACACAATTTATTTCCAGTTCCCCCTGTCTGAAGCTGATGATATCGGCTACAACCTGGGCACTATCGGCATATCGCCTTAGAACAGCCCTTACCCGTCCCATCAGAGCCCTGGGGCTGAAAGGTTTCGTCACGTAGTCATCGGCCCCCAGGTCCAGGCATTGAACCGTATCCTCTTCACCTACCCGTGCCGTAAGCATAATAATAGGAACTTTGGATTTTTTCCTTATCATCTTACAAAGTTCTTTCCCATCAATGTCCGGAAGCATTATATCTAAAATTACCAGATCCGGCTTAACGTTTTCAAACAACTTCAGGGCCCTGTCACCGTTTTGGGCCACATAAGCCCTGTAGCCGTCGGCCTCGAGGAAGGACTTGACTACTTCGAGGATTTTTGTTTCATCGTCAACTACCAGGACTGTATGCTTCTTTTCCACTCTGATCCCCCCGTACTATGGTTCGTAATAAGTATAAAAAGTTCCCTATAATGGTTCAACGATTTAACCGGAACTTCACAAAATCTACACAATTCCGTTCTGTCCTGCTAAGAAAGGAAAATAATAAGAGACAGGTCCAGATACCTGTCTCTTCCAACTGATGGATTTTCCAATTTGGTTCCCCGAAAACTGTATTTACAACGGGGCTTCTGCTGCATAGCCCATTGAGCGCCGATTATTTATTGGGCTTAGCCACTATTAATTTTAATATTTCCATGCCCACCGTTTCTACTGTCTCCACATGTAATCCAGCCTTTTTCATGTTTTCCACGGTTTCCCTGTTGATATTTGATCCTATCACTCTGACCACCAAAGGGTTAAGGATATCCATTAATATACCCAAAACCTGGTTTGCGCTCCTGACATGTTCCAGGAACACCATTTGCCCGTCAGGTTTACATACCCTGTTTAGCTCCCGGAACCCTTTGATGGGATCCGGCACAGTACAGAAAACACAGGTACCAATTACCGTATCAAAGGTATTGTCGGGGAAATCCAGGTTCTGCACATCCATTTCATAAAGAGTAACATTAGCCAAACCTTTGGCCCGCTGCCTAGCTTTTTTTAACATGCCCGGGCTGAAGTCGATGCCTGTCACCTCGCAGGCGGGAGAATAAAATTTCAGGTTTTTGCCCGTGCCCACACCTACTTCCAGTACCTTACCGTAGGCCAATTCAATAACCTTTTTCCTTATTTCATCGTTAATCAGCCAGTCCATACAGTCATAAAAGATGGAGGTTCGATCGTACCTTCGCCTGATGATTTCGGTAGTTGCCGCCACGTGAAAACACCTCCGCAAACAGAACTTAAAATATATTTACCCATCGGCACAACAATTAATGCAAAAGAACAGTGGCTCGACCGGTCGGTTTACCCAGGTTTACAGCGGTAAAGACCAAGTGAACTTTCTTTCCGAAACGCCCTGCAGCTCTTTGAGGTTTAATTCAATAACTGTGTTCGACTTCAAAACCGGAGTTCCTTGTGCGTTTTTCGGTGAAAAGATGAGCAGCCCTACCGGGTGATGACCTTCATCTGCCGTTAATTTCCAACCGGCCGGTTTTATTACTTTCCCATTCACCAACAACTCAGCTTTTTCAGCAATGGGATACTCCCTCAAATCTCCCATATGAGTAGTCATGGCTATTTCAAATAAAATACTTTTTTGCAAATCATAATTACCCGGTAGTTTCATTCCTGTTAACCGGATGTACTCCGGTGTTAATAATACCGCTGTAACCTGTACCCCACCCTGTCCTTCATCGTAGCGAACATACTTCTGTTCAAGACTTGTACCCGCAGCACCGGTCCCACCGGCACTTGAAGCAGAAGCTTCTTTTCTTTGTGACAAACCATATCCTATCATTGCCATGCCGGCAATAATGATGAGCACCAAAACCACTATTAACTTCTTTGTCATAACCATACCCCTTCCGAATAGTCATTATTTCTCAACAAGGATACCGGGCCATAGACGGTTTTTAACAATCAACCGCAACATCAGCCCAATCCCTATCAGGTTAATAACAATTCCGACTCCCATAACAGGGTACCGGTACCGTTCAAAAAATAAGGTCACGCCTGAAAGTCCTATGAGAGGTAACACGTCCCCCAAATGGTGCAAACAGCAGGCCAGCATAGAAACTGTTGAAGTTCCCGTACCGGAGGCAGTGATAGCCGCCAGTTTTCTACTTTTTATAAGTTTTTGCACCCTTTTAACATAACTATAAAGGCCTACCTGCGTCCCGAAACCGCCGGCAATTGCCATAACAAACCAGAAATCTCCTGTGAAAAGGTCAACTGCATGGTCCCAGGACTGAATAAAGCCAACCAGTGAAAAATAAAACGATACCAGCAAAAGGGCAGCAACTATACCAATGGCAGTCGATTTATAAACAATTTTTGACCTGTCCGTCACTTGGGCATCATCCTCTAAAATAGTTTTTCAACGGATTAAACTTAAAAAAATAAAAGGGCAGTTTAAAGTCATACCCAGGACCCAATCTATTTTAAGGCCCACTGGATTAAAGTGGGTTCCAATAGGAGGGGGTAGTATTATTTCTTATCCGGCCTTATTCAAACCCTTCTTTTCCCCTTGTTCGTGGTCGCATGACTGACCATGATTCATTCCACGCATCATTAAGAAATGCATCAGCGGGCATAACAGGGCCATGGCCAGAAATAAAAAGGATTCACCGTTTACCTTTTCAGGCAGAGTTCCGCCGGTAAAATAGAAAAATACAGCAATCATAGGAATAATACAGGCAAGCATAAGCAGGTTGTGCCAGTTAAATCGATTCTTTCTCACACCAATTCTCCCCTCTGTCCCTTATGAGCGAAAACGCCACTCAACGTAGTACT contains the following coding sequences:
- a CDS encoding sensor histidine kinase, whose protein sequence is MKKLTWQLAVSYNFNIILLSLLYFLGTYFFIGRNLEYMTKTQNQINSQILALVEKSPVEAFRVAQLNNVGLALIDAEGNTKERKLNENILILRLEFGGRLEKQEILLPEGKGKAVLTYFVPYFAGRNTPKFFSAFLRLTLMFIIFAVGFSSATGVATAGLLKADLDKARDYASSLVKGSSYSFESKPRYYEVQSLFNELNALRDITFKREELKKRMTSDLAHELRTPLTTLQAHLEALIEGVWEPTAERFVSCHEEILRLIRLVGDLEKLSKIEDENIVLEKTNFGLKELINSITLNFQGQLKTKGIALTISGEEQDIYADKDKISQVIINLLSNSIKYTNRGGKVLIDLKGDREHVYMVINDSGIGIPTKDINHVFNRFYRSDASRARSTGGYGIGLTIAKSIVEAHRGSIDVVSQEGLGTEITVILPRG
- a CDS encoding response regulator transcription factor, giving the protein MEKKHTVLVVDDETKILEVVKSFLEADGYRAYVAQNGDRALKLFENVKPDLVILDIMLPDIDGKELCKMIRKKSKVPIIMLTARVGEEDTVQCLDLGADDYVTKPFSPRALMGRVRAVLRRYADSAQVVADIISFRQGELEINCVSREVLVRGAPVNLTAVEFRLLQTLAKNMKKVFTREELIQAVYGWNYEGNDRSIDTHIKNLRHKIEADPKNPLYILTVHGIGYKFGGD
- a CDS encoding class I SAM-dependent methyltransferase, with amino-acid sequence MAATTEIIRRRYDRTSIFYDCMDWLINDEIRKKVIELAYGKVLEVGVGTGKNLKFYSPACEVTGIDFSPGMLKKARQRAKGLANVTLYEMDVQNLDFPDNTFDTVIGTCVFCTVPDPIKGFRELNRVCKPDGQMVFLEHVRSANQVLGILMDILNPLVVRVIGSNINRETVENMKKAGLHVETVETVGMEILKLIVAKPNK
- a CDS encoding DUF2933 domain-containing protein — encoded protein: MRKNRFNWHNLLMLACIIPMIAVFFYFTGGTLPEKVNGESFLFLAMALLCPLMHFLMMRGMNHGQSCDHEQGEKKGLNKAG